One genomic window of Acidovorax radicis includes the following:
- a CDS encoding LysE family translocator, with protein MDFTSITVFLQAAVIGVLIAAPVGPIGLLTMQRTLERGLAAGLATGLGAAAADAVYGAVGAFSMRWLIDGLTQAKTPLALGGGALLLVLAWRTWHAPVAHTAAPARDARGLLGLAAGTFALTLANPATIVSFIAVFGSLGGGRPSLPSPLWMVAGVLVGSAAWWLLLTGAIAYQRQRFTPAWRQRINRASALLLGGFALWQWGQLV; from the coding sequence ATGGACTTCACCTCAATCACCGTGTTTCTGCAAGCCGCCGTTATCGGCGTGCTCATCGCGGCCCCTGTGGGCCCCATTGGCCTGTTGACCATGCAACGCACCCTGGAGCGGGGCCTGGCGGCCGGGCTTGCCACCGGCCTGGGCGCGGCTGCGGCCGATGCGGTGTATGGCGCCGTGGGCGCCTTCAGCATGCGCTGGCTCATCGATGGGCTGACCCAGGCCAAGACGCCGCTGGCGCTGGGCGGCGGCGCACTGCTGCTGGTGCTGGCCTGGCGCACCTGGCACGCGCCGGTGGCCCACACCGCCGCACCAGCACGCGATGCGCGGGGGCTGCTGGGCCTGGCGGCCGGCACATTTGCACTGACGCTGGCCAACCCGGCCACCATCGTGTCGTTCATTGCGGTGTTTGGCTCGCTGGGCGGCGGCCGGCCCAGCCTACCGTCGCCGCTGTGGATGGTGGCGGGCGTGCTGGTGGGCTCTGCCGCCTGGTGGCTGCTGCTGACCGGCGCGATTGCTTACCAACGGCAGCGCTTTACGCCCGCCTGGCGCCAGCGCATCAACCGGGCGTCGGCCCTGCTGCTGGGCGGGTTTGCGTTGTGGCAGTGGGGGCAGCTGGTCTGA
- a CDS encoding Lrp/AsnC family transcriptional regulator, with protein MEVDDKAWRLISALQADGRASLKELAEAVGLSVPATLERLRRLQEAGVVRGVHADIDPVKVGYGVRAVVGINVSQPGKKALIDKLRQSPQVLECHHVSGNDSYVMQVVARDLPDLERFLGDINGYGETRTSIVFSTPIPLRGLARPKAG; from the coding sequence ATGGAAGTCGATGACAAAGCCTGGCGCCTGATCAGCGCGCTGCAGGCCGATGGCCGCGCCTCGCTCAAGGAACTGGCCGAGGCCGTGGGCCTGTCGGTGCCCGCCACGCTGGAGCGCCTGCGCCGCCTGCAAGAGGCGGGCGTAGTGCGCGGTGTGCATGCCGACATCGACCCCGTCAAAGTCGGCTACGGCGTGCGGGCCGTGGTGGGCATCAACGTGTCGCAGCCCGGCAAGAAGGCGCTGATCGACAAGCTGCGCCAGTCACCCCAGGTGCTCGAATGCCACCACGTCAGCGGCAACGACTCGTATGTGATGCAGGTCGTGGCGCGCGACCTGCCCGACCTGGAGCGCTTTCTGGGCGACATCAACGGCTATGGAGAAACACGCACGTCCATCGTGTTCTCCACGCCTATCCCGTTGCGCGGCCTTGCCCGGCCGAAGGCGGGCTAA
- a CDS encoding SEC-C metal-binding domain-containing protein produces the protein MKKPREEIQILEELEALAASPGFAHAVAQLCFRDNVIHIQGKLKPADMDWLFSRERLIRTELTTVIGLMAKKPLDVAQQRPEVIQGYVKRTDALMKELHNAMSYPMFSALFDAAKSGDARPNPWHGPGMREPIFYGTESAYAFQYRDLVPEKYGADDEWMLKNKGFTSGQARTVARTMCNLMDQKVTRLLVESRAAKAPPATWLPAFEFSQEEVISYSGVAKEVVDAFFRAFTYSGNNAGFKEAGDFNEVAAWPLLPTGRGTVLLFSHYAVLEALYESPFFWMLEDKAYRSMAAKHRGAFTEQFAARRLSGVFGRHHVHTNVNLFRGKDVAGEADVLVIYGDRLIIVQAKAKKLTIAARKGNDKQLKADFGAAIQDSYDQGGLCANEMLAGGCRLVNDGGNEVALPESIKEVFLVSLVSDHYPALAFQVKQSLKFKTTDVIRPPFVMDVFLLDTLTEMLASPLRLLSYLKLRVDVTDKLMSGHELTVLGYHLQQNLWLDGEHDLVVLDDSVARDLDAAMMVRRDNQPGADTPTGILTKMRGTLYEGLIKQIEDRADPATLELGFHLLSMAEDSCRDVHSLLETIIRKTQADGKRHDVTLASSTDPSGVTFHCNPKPSVEAVASLENHCVRRKYALRAPRWFGISIGPACDVQFGVTLDFPWEASDEMEQLTAGMKAPLQVRDALPKFVRDARRMKLGRNDPCHCGSGIKYKKCCMP, from the coding sequence ATGAAGAAGCCGAGGGAAGAGATCCAGATTCTTGAAGAACTTGAAGCGTTAGCTGCATCACCAGGGTTTGCTCACGCGGTCGCACAACTCTGTTTTCGGGACAACGTCATTCACATCCAGGGGAAGCTGAAGCCAGCGGACATGGATTGGCTCTTCAGCAGAGAGCGCCTCATTCGTACGGAACTGACGACGGTCATCGGTTTGATGGCAAAGAAGCCACTTGACGTCGCTCAGCAGCGGCCCGAGGTGATACAGGGCTACGTCAAGCGCACTGATGCCTTGATGAAAGAGCTGCACAACGCCATGTCCTACCCCATGTTCTCGGCGCTGTTTGACGCAGCCAAGTCTGGCGATGCCAGGCCTAACCCTTGGCACGGACCCGGAATGCGTGAACCCATCTTCTATGGCACCGAATCGGCCTATGCGTTTCAATACCGCGACCTGGTGCCTGAAAAGTACGGTGCCGATGACGAATGGATGCTCAAGAACAAGGGCTTTACTAGCGGTCAGGCGCGAACCGTCGCAAGAACCATGTGCAACCTGATGGACCAGAAGGTGACACGGCTGCTCGTAGAGTCACGGGCAGCCAAGGCTCCCCCAGCAACGTGGCTACCCGCGTTTGAGTTTTCTCAAGAGGAAGTGATTTCCTATAGTGGCGTCGCCAAGGAGGTGGTGGATGCCTTCTTCCGCGCGTTCACGTACTCAGGGAACAACGCGGGGTTCAAAGAGGCCGGTGATTTCAATGAGGTTGCCGCTTGGCCTCTGCTTCCAACCGGTCGCGGGACTGTGCTCTTGTTCTCGCACTACGCTGTACTAGAAGCTCTGTATGAATCCCCGTTCTTCTGGATGTTGGAAGACAAGGCCTACCGATCGATGGCTGCTAAGCATCGTGGGGCCTTTACTGAGCAGTTCGCCGCGCGACGCTTGTCTGGAGTTTTTGGGCGCCATCATGTCCACACGAATGTGAATCTGTTTCGTGGCAAGGATGTCGCGGGAGAGGCGGATGTTCTGGTCATCTATGGAGATCGGCTCATCATCGTGCAGGCGAAAGCGAAGAAGCTCACGATCGCCGCCCGCAAGGGGAACGATAAGCAACTTAAAGCCGACTTTGGCGCGGCTATCCAAGACTCGTACGACCAGGGAGGGTTGTGCGCGAACGAGATGCTTGCGGGCGGATGTCGGTTGGTCAATGACGGAGGAAATGAGGTCGCATTGCCGGAGAGCATCAAGGAGGTATTCCTGGTTAGCCTCGTGTCGGACCATTACCCAGCGTTGGCGTTCCAGGTAAAGCAGTCGCTGAAGTTCAAGACTACCGACGTCATCCGACCACCCTTTGTGATGGATGTGTTTCTACTGGACACGCTGACGGAGATGTTGGCGAGCCCGCTGCGATTGCTTAGCTATCTCAAGTTGCGCGTCGACGTCACCGACAAGTTGATGAGTGGGCACGAGTTGACCGTACTTGGCTACCACCTGCAGCAGAATCTCTGGCTCGATGGGGAGCACGACCTCGTTGTGCTCGATGACTCGGTTGCTCGTGATCTGGACGCTGCAATGATGGTTCGACGGGACAACCAGCCGGGCGCCGACACACCGACCGGCATCCTTACGAAGATGCGCGGAACCCTCTATGAGGGCCTCATCAAACAGATTGAAGATCGGGCCGACCCTGCAACCCTGGAGCTTGGCTTCCACTTGTTGTCAATGGCCGAGGACTCTTGCAGAGACGTCCATTCGCTGCTCGAGACAATCATTCGGAAAACACAGGCTGATGGTAAGCGGCATGACGTCACGCTAGCGTCCAGCACGGACCCATCTGGAGTCACCTTCCATTGCAATCCGAAGCCTTCGGTTGAAGCGGTCGCCTCCCTAGAGAATCACTGTGTGAGACGGAAATACGCGCTGCGGGCACCTCGGTGGTTCGGTATCTCTATCGGTCCGGCTTGCGACGTCCAATTCGGTGTCACGCTCGACTTCCCATGGGAAGCATCAGATGAGATGGAACAGTTGACG
- a CDS encoding VOC family protein produces the protein METQELHRGRLIDHIQLVVRDLAASRAFYTAVLEALQVPMGGTADDYFWADELFISTADSVAAQGHLTGRHHLAFQAQDRAMVDAFYRAALAHGGTDNGAPGERPYHPGYYAAFVLDPDGNNVEAVFHGDAQRSAASVKITF, from the coding sequence ATGGAAACACAGGAACTGCACCGGGGCCGGCTGATTGACCACATCCAGCTCGTTGTGCGCGATCTGGCAGCCAGCCGGGCGTTTTACACGGCGGTGCTGGAGGCCCTGCAGGTGCCGATGGGCGGCACGGCAGATGACTACTTCTGGGCGGATGAGCTGTTCATCTCCACCGCCGACAGCGTGGCCGCGCAGGGGCATCTGACCGGGCGGCACCACCTGGCCTTCCAGGCGCAGGATCGGGCAATGGTGGACGCTTTCTACCGCGCCGCGCTGGCCCACGGTGGCACCGACAACGGCGCACCCGGCGAGCGCCCCTATCACCCCGGCTACTACGCTGCGTTTGTGCTGGACCCGGACGGCAACAACGTCGAAGCGGTGTTCCACGGTGACGCGCAGCGCAGTGCGGCTTCGGTGAAGATCACATTCTGA
- a CDS encoding VOC family protein, whose product MKNAITWFEIPTTQLDRAQAFYEAVLGQPLRRENMGPSEGAVFAYDGDADGVGGALMMGPTAPQVSGSGTLVYLDASPSLDAALDRVVAHGGQVAQPRQALPPGMGFFAHIHDLDGNRVGLHALF is encoded by the coding sequence ATGAAAAACGCTATCACCTGGTTTGAAATCCCCACCACCCAGCTGGACCGCGCCCAGGCCTTTTACGAAGCCGTGCTGGGCCAGCCCCTGCGCCGCGAGAACATGGGGCCCAGCGAAGGTGCCGTGTTTGCCTACGATGGCGATGCAGACGGTGTGGGCGGTGCGTTGATGATGGGCCCGACAGCACCGCAGGTATCGGGCAGCGGCACACTGGTGTACTTGGACGCATCGCCCTCGCTCGACGCCGCGCTGGACCGGGTGGTGGCACACGGCGGCCAAGTGGCCCAGCCCCGCCAGGCGCTGCCACCGGGCATGGGGTTTTTTGCGCACATCCACGATCTGGATGGCAACCGCGTGGGTCTTCACGCACTTTTTTGA